A region of Candidatus Deferrimicrobiaceae bacterium DNA encodes the following proteins:
- the ileS gene encoding isoleucine--tRNA ligase, with the protein MDYKTTLNLPQTGFPMRANLTQREPEILSRWESGHLYAKMVARRRNRPKFVLHDGPPYANGHIHIGHALNKLLKDIIVKYRAMSGAWAEFVPGWDCHGLPIEHQVDKSLGKRKEAIPTSEKRRLCRDYAAKYIDIQREEFRRLGVLGDWENPYRTMTFDYEAGILREFGRFVETGAVYKGTKPVYWCLTCRTALAEAEVEYADHTSPSIYVTFPFAEPPETIHPALAGKKVFFVIWTTTPWTIPSNLAVALHPEYPYVALEANGKVYVVAEGLAERFASEAGLPRVDRLASFGAAHLERMRCRHPFLGRDSLLVLGDYVTLDAGTGCVHTAPGHGREDYETGLKYGLAIYAPLDDDGRFTPDVPFFGGMQVFEANPRVNEKIAEAGALLRQDRVTHSYPHCWRCKQPVIFRATKQWFISMDRTGLRGKALEQIRKVNWIPAWGQERIEGMIANRPDWCISRQRAWGVPIAIFRCESCGHHLLDRALIEHVASFFEKEGADAWFQREVPDLLPSGTSCPSCGGKAFGKETDILDVWFDSGVSYACVCEGKENLGVPVDLYLEGSDQHRGWFHSTLLAAVGTRGFAPYRAVLTHGFVVDGKGEAMHKSRGNVVAPEEIIRKHGAEILRLWVAAEDYRDDIRISKDILDRLTEAYRKIRNTIRYLLGNLHDFLPDRDAVPYDRMEEMDRYALVLFHRLVGKVRKAYDNYEFHVIFHSVNNFCSVDMSSFYLNAIKDRLYCSRADDPARRSGQSALFEIGRDLLSLIAPVLSFSAEEAWGYLPAFPGKAESVFLTDMPTPADLPGGDEIAARWERILALRSEIAQPLEAARKEKRIGSDQDALVTVSPGPFSDLFESRLREIRDALIVSGLVVGEVSGPGAHRSAAFPGLAATVTKAPWGKCERCWNHTAEVGTIPSAPELCGRCAAATRA; encoded by the coding sequence ATGGATTACAAAACCACGCTGAACCTCCCGCAGACCGGATTCCCGATGCGGGCGAACCTGACCCAGCGGGAACCGGAAATCCTCTCCCGGTGGGAAAGCGGGCACCTGTACGCGAAGATGGTGGCGAGGCGCCGGAACCGGCCGAAGTTCGTCCTCCACGACGGTCCCCCTTACGCGAACGGGCACATCCACATCGGGCACGCGCTCAACAAGCTCCTGAAGGACATCATCGTCAAGTACCGGGCGATGTCGGGCGCCTGGGCCGAGTTCGTCCCCGGGTGGGATTGCCACGGCCTTCCGATCGAGCACCAGGTGGACAAGAGCCTGGGGAAAAGGAAGGAGGCGATCCCCACGTCGGAGAAGCGCCGGCTCTGCCGCGACTACGCCGCGAAGTATATCGACATCCAGCGGGAGGAGTTCCGGCGGCTGGGGGTCTTGGGCGACTGGGAGAACCCGTACCGCACCATGACGTTCGACTACGAAGCGGGGATCCTTCGGGAGTTCGGGCGGTTCGTGGAGACCGGCGCGGTCTACAAGGGGACGAAGCCCGTCTACTGGTGCCTGACCTGCCGGACCGCCCTCGCGGAAGCCGAGGTCGAGTACGCCGACCACACCTCCCCCTCCATCTACGTGACGTTCCCCTTCGCGGAACCCCCGGAAACGATCCACCCGGCCCTCGCCGGGAAGAAGGTCTTCTTCGTCATCTGGACGACCACCCCCTGGACGATCCCCTCCAACCTCGCGGTCGCGCTTCACCCGGAATACCCCTACGTCGCCCTCGAAGCGAACGGGAAGGTGTATGTCGTGGCGGAAGGTTTGGCGGAACGCTTCGCGAGCGAGGCCGGTCTTCCGCGGGTCGATCGCCTGGCCTCCTTCGGGGCCGCGCACCTGGAAAGGATGCGCTGCCGCCACCCCTTTCTCGGGCGCGACTCCCTCCTTGTGCTGGGGGACTACGTCACGCTCGACGCCGGGACCGGATGCGTCCACACCGCCCCCGGCCACGGGCGCGAGGACTACGAGACGGGACTCAAGTACGGACTCGCGATCTACGCGCCGCTCGACGACGACGGGCGCTTCACCCCCGATGTCCCGTTCTTCGGGGGGATGCAGGTCTTCGAGGCGAACCCCCGGGTGAACGAGAAGATCGCCGAGGCCGGGGCCCTGCTCCGGCAGGACCGGGTGACCCACTCGTACCCGCACTGCTGGCGGTGCAAGCAGCCCGTCATCTTCCGGGCGACGAAGCAGTGGTTCATCTCGATGGACCGGACCGGCCTTCGCGGGAAGGCCCTCGAGCAGATCCGGAAGGTGAATTGGATCCCCGCGTGGGGGCAGGAACGGATCGAGGGGATGATCGCGAACCGGCCGGACTGGTGCATCTCCCGTCAACGGGCATGGGGCGTGCCGATCGCCATCTTCCGATGCGAATCGTGCGGCCACCATCTCCTCGACCGTGCGCTGATCGAGCATGTCGCCTCGTTCTTCGAGAAAGAGGGCGCGGACGCCTGGTTCCAGCGGGAGGTGCCGGACCTGCTTCCTTCCGGGACGTCCTGCCCCTCCTGCGGCGGGAAGGCGTTCGGAAAGGAGACGGACATCCTCGACGTCTGGTTCGATTCCGGCGTGTCGTACGCCTGCGTCTGCGAGGGGAAGGAAAATCTCGGCGTTCCGGTCGACCTCTACCTCGAAGGGTCCGACCAGCATCGGGGGTGGTTCCACTCCACGCTGCTGGCGGCCGTCGGGACCCGGGGATTCGCTCCGTACCGGGCCGTCCTCACCCACGGGTTCGTCGTGGACGGCAAGGGGGAGGCGATGCACAAATCGAGGGGGAACGTCGTCGCCCCCGAGGAGATCATCCGGAAGCACGGGGCCGAGATCCTTCGGCTCTGGGTGGCCGCCGAGGACTACCGGGACGACATCCGGATCTCGAAAGACATCCTCGACCGCCTGACCGAGGCGTACCGGAAGATCCGGAATACGATCCGCTACCTGCTGGGGAACCTCCACGATTTCCTCCCCGACCGGGACGCGGTCCCCTATGACCGGATGGAGGAGATGGACCGGTACGCCCTCGTCCTCTTTCACCGGCTTGTCGGGAAGGTCCGGAAGGCATACGACAACTACGAGTTCCACGTCATCTTCCACTCGGTGAACAACTTCTGCTCGGTGGACATGTCCAGCTTCTACCTGAACGCGATCAAGGACCGCCTCTATTGCTCCCGGGCGGACGACCCGGCGCGCCGGTCCGGGCAGTCCGCGCTGTTCGAAATCGGCCGGGACCTGCTGTCCCTCATCGCCCCCGTCCTCTCCTTCTCCGCGGAGGAGGCCTGGGGGTATCTGCCCGCGTTCCCCGGAAAAGCGGAAAGCGTCTTCCTCACGGACATGCCGACGCCTGCGGACCTTCCGGGGGGGGACGAGATCGCGGCGCGGTGGGAGCGGATCCTGGCCCTCCGCTCCGAGATCGCCCAGCCGCTCGAGGCAGCGAGGAAGGAGAAACGGATCGGGAGCGACCAGGACGCGCTCGTCACCGTTTCTCCGGGGCCGTTCTCCGACCTGTTCGAAAGCCGTCTCCGGGAGATCCGGGATGCGCTGATCGTTTCCGGGCTTGTGGTCGGCGAGGTTTCCGGGCCCGGCGCGCACCGGAGCGCAGCCTTCCCGGGTCTTGCCGCAACGGTTACGAAGGCCCCCTGGGGGAAATGCGAGCGATGCTGGAACCACACGGCGGAGGTCGGGACCATCCCTTCCGCCCCCGAGCTGTGCGGCCGCTGCGCCGCCGCGACCCGCGCCTGA
- the lspA gene encoding signal peptidase II, translated as MATFRKFALPTLAAAGLAIADQGSKAWIVSRLDPYDARAVLVDYFHIVHVRNKGVAFGLLSNLDPKWGNPLLIVATMFAIGGVLAYLHFHPLRGPAPYGLGLILGGAMGNLIDRARLGYVVDFIDIHWHRYHWPAFNVADIGITVGVFLLLLDMLFWSKEEEGGSRPA; from the coding sequence TTGGCGACGTTCCGCAAATTCGCCCTCCCTACCCTGGCCGCGGCCGGGCTCGCGATCGCGGACCAGGGATCCAAGGCCTGGATCGTGTCCCGCCTCGACCCCTACGATGCGAGGGCGGTCCTCGTCGACTACTTCCACATCGTCCACGTCCGGAACAAGGGAGTCGCGTTCGGGCTGTTGTCCAACCTCGATCCGAAGTGGGGAAACCCCCTGCTCATCGTCGCCACGATGTTCGCCATCGGGGGGGTGCTCGCCTACCTCCACTTCCATCCGCTCCGGGGGCCCGCGCCTTACGGCCTGGGGCTCATCCTGGGAGGGGCGATGGGGAACCTTATCGACCGCGCCCGGCTCGGATACGTGGTGGACTTCATCGACATCCACTGGCACCGGTATCACTGGCCGGCCTTCAACGTGGCCGACATCGGGATCACCGTCGGGGTTTTCCTTCTCCTCCTGGATATGCTGTTCTGGTCGAAGGAGGAGGAGGGCGGATCCCGTCCCGCCTAA